A single region of the Hoeflea prorocentri genome encodes:
- a CDS encoding 8-amino-7-oxononanoate synthase — protein MLQRSDGSGRLTRYRTSLRRLATRGRLRGLSARSGVDFSSNDYLGLAGDKRIAAALNAALSRGVPAGAGGSRLLRGNDPEHEMLEQEAAVYFGSETALYFGSGFMANYALLACLPQRDDLVVMDELIHASARDGANATKAAVAIARHNDPQSFADAISTWRKSGGRGRPWLVFESLYSMDGDRAPLDDLVSTADVNDGFLIVDEAHATGVFGPHGRGLAADFEGRDNVIVLHTCGKALGASGALICLPEVLAGYMINRSRPFIYATAPSPLMAAAVREALLIVEQEPERRKRLQRMMKQFGDGLTALGLPATDTQIHPVVIGDAEKTMSLATAMQDRGFDIRGIRPPTVPEGTSRLRISLTLNARQADVETLLEALGEKRELFDQ, from the coding sequence ATGTTGCAGCGGAGTGATGGCTCCGGCCGTCTGACCCGTTACCGGACGTCTCTGCGCCGTCTCGCCACCCGTGGCCGCCTGCGCGGACTTTCGGCAAGAAGCGGTGTCGATTTTTCGTCCAACGATTATCTCGGCCTTGCCGGCGATAAACGGATCGCAGCCGCTCTCAACGCTGCCCTGAGCCGGGGCGTTCCGGCCGGCGCCGGCGGATCGCGGCTGCTGCGCGGCAACGACCCCGAACACGAGATGCTCGAACAGGAAGCGGCAGTTTATTTCGGCTCCGAGACAGCGCTCTATTTCGGTAGCGGTTTCATGGCCAACTACGCCCTGCTTGCCTGTCTGCCTCAACGCGACGATCTCGTCGTCATGGACGAGCTTATTCATGCCAGTGCCCGAGACGGCGCAAACGCCACGAAGGCCGCAGTCGCAATCGCCCGGCACAACGATCCCCAATCCTTTGCCGACGCGATCAGCACATGGCGAAAATCGGGCGGCCGGGGCCGCCCATGGCTTGTCTTCGAAAGTCTCTACAGCATGGATGGCGACCGGGCGCCGCTTGATGATCTGGTCTCGACGGCCGACGTAAATGACGGCTTCCTGATTGTCGATGAAGCGCACGCGACGGGAGTCTTCGGGCCGCACGGTCGCGGGCTGGCGGCTGACTTCGAGGGACGCGACAATGTCATCGTTCTTCACACCTGCGGCAAAGCGCTTGGCGCGAGCGGCGCACTTATCTGCCTTCCTGAGGTTCTGGCGGGCTACATGATTAACCGCAGCCGACCTTTCATCTATGCCACAGCGCCCTCCCCGCTCATGGCTGCCGCTGTTCGCGAAGCCCTGTTGATCGTGGAGCAGGAGCCGGAACGGCGTAAGCGGCTTCAGCGGATGATGAAACAGTTTGGCGACGGGCTGACGGCGCTGGGTTTGCCGGCAACGGACACTCAAATCCATCCGGTTGTGATCGGCGACGCGGAGAAAACAATGTCCCTTGCAACAGCGATGCAGGATCGCGGTTTTGACATACGTGGCATTCGCCCGCCGACCGTTCCGGAAGGCACGTCGCGGCTTCGCATTTCTTTGACCCTGAACGCGCGGCAGGCGGATGTGGAGACCCTGCTCGAAGCGCTGGGCGAAAAAAGGGAGTTATTCGATCAATGA
- the bioB gene encoding biotin synthase BioB produces MAGKTWTREEADAIYSLPFNDLIFKAQTVHRQYFDPNRVQRSQLLSIKTGGCPEDCGYCSQSAHHETGLKASKLLEVERVLSEARRAKEAGATRYCMGAAWRNPKPRDMPAVVAMIEGVKQMGMETCMTLGMLTPDQAAELKQAGLDYYNHNLDTSERHYSAIISTRTYADRLDTLANVRDAGMKICSGGILGMGEEAVDRIDMLVTLANLAEPPESVPINMLIPIEGTPLAEAETIEPLDFVRSIALARIMMPKSHVRLSAGRTEMSDETQALCFLAGANSIFCGDTLLTTDNPEDDADAVLFRKLGLQPEEIDLPQDVASHVAAE; encoded by the coding sequence ATGGCCGGAAAAACCTGGACGCGCGAAGAAGCCGACGCGATTTATTCGCTACCTTTTAACGACCTGATATTCAAAGCCCAGACAGTCCATCGCCAGTATTTCGACCCCAACCGGGTGCAGCGAAGCCAGTTGCTCAGCATCAAGACCGGCGGCTGCCCCGAGGATTGCGGCTATTGCAGCCAGTCGGCCCATCACGAGACCGGCCTCAAAGCCTCCAAACTGCTCGAAGTCGAGCGTGTTTTGTCGGAAGCGCGTAGGGCAAAGGAAGCCGGCGCGACCCGCTATTGCATGGGTGCTGCATGGCGCAACCCCAAGCCGCGCGACATGCCGGCCGTTGTCGCCATGATCGAAGGCGTCAAGCAAATGGGCATGGAAACATGCATGACGCTCGGCATGCTCACGCCGGACCAGGCCGCCGAGCTCAAGCAGGCTGGCCTCGACTATTACAACCACAATCTCGACACGTCGGAACGGCATTACAGCGCAATCATCTCCACCCGCACCTATGCCGACCGGCTGGATACGCTTGCCAATGTACGTGACGCCGGCATGAAGATCTGTTCCGGCGGGATTCTTGGCATGGGAGAAGAAGCCGTCGACCGTATCGACATGCTGGTCACGCTGGCCAATCTTGCGGAGCCGCCAGAGAGCGTTCCGATCAATATGCTCATACCGATTGAAGGCACGCCGCTGGCGGAGGCCGAAACCATCGAACCGCTTGATTTCGTCCGCAGCATTGCACTTGCCCGGATCATGATGCCGAAAAGTCATGTGCGCCTGTCGGCAGGCCGCACGGAGATGTCCGACGAGACACAGGCGCTGTGTTTTCTGGCCGGCGCCAATTCGATTTTCTGCGGCGACACGCTGCTGACGACGGATAATCCGGAAGACGACGCGGACGCCGTGCTCTTCCGCAAGCTCGGCCTGCAGCCCGAGGAAATCGATCTGCCGCAGGATGTCGCCAGCCATGTTGCAGCGGAGTGA
- a CDS encoding branched-chain amino acid ABC transporter permease translates to MIQALFDGILVGSVLSLGAIGLTLVMHILRFANFSHAELLSVGAYCALTFDAILSAVAPPLQTLIGPFSMSFALALATIVSVGITGLTAVLVDRLVFKRLRATAGPLTLVFASFGVALIMRNVIALVFGLHSQRYSDDISFAVMISADPLLLIKPDQVIILCIAVVAMAALHLLLNRTTLGFALRAVAENPTLAQVNGISMPSMVRLTWMIGGGLAAVAGVLYGLDNQLSPVMGRDLVLSLFAAAIVGGLGSVSGAVLGGFIVGLASSFAILLLPAGYKPAIPFLVILATLYLRPNGLFGEAR, encoded by the coding sequence ATGATCCAGGCCCTCTTTGACGGGATCCTTGTCGGCTCGGTCCTGTCGCTGGGCGCGATCGGTCTGACCCTGGTGATGCACATCCTGCGCTTTGCGAATTTTTCGCATGCGGAACTGCTGTCCGTCGGCGCCTATTGCGCCCTGACCTTCGATGCAATCCTTTCCGCCGTCGCTCCGCCGCTGCAGACCCTGATCGGACCCTTCTCAATGTCGTTCGCGCTTGCTCTGGCAACGATCGTCTCGGTGGGAATAACCGGGCTGACGGCGGTGCTTGTCGACCGGCTGGTTTTCAAACGTCTGCGCGCAACCGCCGGCCCTTTGACGCTGGTATTCGCCTCATTCGGTGTCGCGCTCATTATGCGCAATGTGATTGCTCTGGTTTTTGGTCTGCATTCACAACGTTATTCCGACGATATCTCCTTTGCGGTGATGATCAGCGCTGATCCGCTGCTGCTCATCAAGCCCGATCAGGTCATCATTCTTTGTATCGCCGTCGTCGCGATGGCGGCGCTGCATCTGTTGCTGAACCGCACGACGCTCGGTTTTGCGCTGCGGGCTGTCGCCGAAAACCCGACCTTGGCACAGGTCAATGGCATTTCCATGCCGTCCATGGTGCGGCTGACCTGGATGATCGGTGGAGGTCTCGCCGCGGTCGCCGGCGTTCTTTACGGGCTCGACAATCAGCTCAGCCCGGTCATGGGACGCGATCTCGTGCTGTCGCTCTTTGCCGCTGCAATCGTCGGCGGACTGGGCAGCGTCAGCGGCGCGGTACTTGGCGGGTTTATTGTCGGCCTGGCCTCCTCCTTTGCCATTCTCCTCCTGCCCGCCGGATACAAGCCGGCCATCCCCTTTCTGGTTATCCTGGCGACGCTTTATTTGCGTCCGAACGGACTTTTCGGAGAGGCGCGATGA
- a CDS encoding branched-chain amino acid ABC transporter permease: MIGFASYLMFFLTITAILAIAVLGLNLQWGNAGIFNGGVVAFFGIGAYVMIILGGPVRAGEFGGFQVVWPIALLGGAAAAGALAYIVGLATTRLRHDYLAIATFGVAVAMEAFVRNATYLSGGAKGIRGFERPLEEAIGNPFLYNVFFLVLVVVALAVVYAGLSRLVASPYGRLLRAIREDETAAKALGKNPARVRLEAFIIGAVIMGLAGGLYATFYAFISPQDLAPILTFQIWAMLIVGGAGNNRGAVLGTFVVWGCWVASGFGLASFAPPHIQIYAGTIQYILIGLIIVIALLLRPRGLLPEQLQITTRTTSGFPGRTNQKLQN; this comes from the coding sequence ATGATCGGTTTTGCCTCCTATCTGATGTTCTTCCTGACGATCACGGCTATTCTCGCGATTGCCGTTCTGGGGCTCAATCTGCAATGGGGCAATGCCGGCATATTCAATGGCGGTGTCGTCGCCTTCTTCGGCATCGGCGCCTATGTCATGATCATTCTCGGCGGGCCGGTGCGGGCGGGCGAGTTCGGAGGCTTTCAGGTCGTCTGGCCAATCGCGCTGCTCGGCGGTGCCGCGGCGGCAGGCGCACTGGCCTATATTGTCGGGCTGGCGACGACGCGGCTGAGGCATGATTATCTCGCCATTGCCACCTTCGGCGTTGCGGTCGCAATGGAAGCGTTTGTGCGCAACGCGACGTACCTGAGCGGTGGCGCCAAAGGCATTCGCGGGTTTGAGAGGCCCCTGGAGGAGGCCATCGGCAACCCGTTCCTCTACAATGTGTTTTTCCTGGTTCTTGTCGTCGTGGCGTTGGCGGTCGTTTATGCGGGCCTGTCACGTCTTGTCGCTTCGCCCTATGGCCGCTTGCTGCGTGCCATTCGCGAGGACGAGACGGCGGCAAAGGCTCTCGGCAAGAACCCGGCCCGGGTCCGACTCGAAGCCTTTATCATCGGGGCGGTGATCATGGGGCTCGCCGGCGGGCTTTATGCAACATTTTATGCCTTCATCAGCCCGCAGGACCTGGCGCCGATCCTGACGTTCCAGATCTGGGCCATGCTGATCGTCGGCGGAGCCGGAAACAATCGGGGCGCGGTCCTGGGAACATTCGTCGTCTGGGGCTGCTGGGTTGCAAGCGGCTTTGGTCTTGCGAGCTTCGCACCGCCTCACATCCAGATTTACGCCGGCACGATTCAGTATATTCTGATTGGTCTGATCATCGTCATCGCATTGCTCCTGCGCCCGCGCGGACTGTTGCCGGAACAATTGCAGATAACGACCCGAACGACATCCGGCTTTCCTGGCCGCACCAACCAAAAACTGCAAAACTGA
- a CDS encoding ABC transporter substrate-binding protein, giving the protein MNFTLKTALGAAALTAGLSAAPALAQDCTTTIGAVLPTSVDWGRPIAATAQFAVDLFNEAGGVKGCKVEMTLRDTQTDPKVGVDAAKALVDLEKVPVLLGAVSSGVSMPILTSVTVPSKVMQMSCCSSSTAFTAIAEEGKTDGLWFRTFATTRNQSAVAALLVKERGYKNVAVFYKNDDWGQDISNLVKADLESMGITVPAAIAITDGQSSYRSEVTEALKAQPDAIYMALYPTEGTLVAREWISLGGTQKMVVANALKSDDFREGVGIQYLGDTVGHDSAQPRTDSARGFVELYKEKFNAEPNGPGLPNSFDAAMIAMLAMEAAEENTGTAIAASIGKVTDPKGEPIFPNKDGLMKAKELLAAGKSISYQGGTGPVKFDANGDVSAPAVAWKFTDSGTEEVQYFTLDEVDAFIAGLSN; this is encoded by the coding sequence ATGAACTTTACACTCAAAACAGCTCTCGGAGCCGCTGCACTGACCGCCGGGCTCTCGGCGGCGCCTGCACTGGCTCAGGACTGCACGACAACCATTGGCGCGGTCCTGCCCACATCCGTGGACTGGGGCAGGCCGATCGCCGCAACCGCGCAATTCGCCGTCGATCTGTTCAATGAGGCAGGCGGCGTGAAGGGCTGCAAGGTTGAAATGACCCTGCGTGATACACAGACCGATCCGAAGGTCGGTGTTGATGCCGCCAAGGCGCTTGTCGATCTGGAAAAGGTCCCGGTTCTGCTCGGCGCGGTGTCGTCGGGTGTATCCATGCCGATCCTGACCTCGGTGACGGTGCCGTCAAAGGTCATGCAAATGTCCTGCTGCTCATCCTCGACCGCCTTCACGGCCATCGCCGAGGAAGGAAAGACGGACGGACTATGGTTCCGCACCTTCGCGACGACTCGCAACCAATCGGCCGTTGCGGCCCTTCTCGTCAAAGAGCGCGGTTACAAGAATGTCGCCGTCTTCTACAAGAATGACGACTGGGGCCAGGATATCAGCAATCTGGTGAAGGCGGATCTTGAATCCATGGGCATAACCGTGCCTGCTGCCATCGCCATCACCGATGGCCAGTCGTCTTACCGGTCTGAAGTCACCGAAGCGCTGAAGGCGCAGCCGGACGCAATCTATATGGCGCTCTATCCGACGGAAGGCACGCTCGTCGCACGCGAATGGATTTCGCTCGGCGGCACGCAGAAAATGGTCGTCGCCAATGCGTTGAAATCGGACGACTTCCGCGAAGGCGTTGGCATCCAGTATCTTGGTGACACGGTCGGCCACGACAGTGCGCAACCACGCACGGATAGCGCGCGCGGCTTTGTCGAACTCTACAAGGAAAAGTTCAACGCCGAGCCGAATGGCCCGGGCCTGCCCAACAGTTTCGACGCCGCGATGATTGCGATGCTCGCCATGGAGGCGGCTGAGGAAAACACCGGGACCGCCATTGCCGCTTCCATCGGCAAGGTGACTGACCCGAAAGGGGAGCCGATCTTTCCCAACAAGGACGGATTGATGAAAGCCAAAGAGTTGCTGGCCGCCGGCAAATCGATCTCCTACCAGGGCGGCACCGGACCGGTGAAGTTCGACGCCAATGGCGACGTATCGGCCCCGGCAGTCGCCTGGAAGTTCACCGATAGCGGAACCGAAGAGGTGCAGTACTTCACACTTGACGAAGTGGATGCCTTCATCGCCGGACTTTCAAACTGA
- the bioD gene encoding dethiobiotin synthase: MTRLVVAGTDTDVGKTVFAAGLVQALNATYWKPVQAGLDDGTDTLTVQDLARQGNDRIIPEVYRLGSPLSPHRAAEIDNVLIDTDRLTLPEVDGPLVIEGAGGLLVPLTREVLYADLIARWSLPVVLVGRTALGAINHALLSIEAMRSRGIRIIGIAFVGDEITDTQRTIAQMGKIRQLGRLPILDPLNAASLQAAFDEAFNLDDFQL; encoded by the coding sequence ATGACCCGTCTCGTTGTTGCCGGAACCGATACGGATGTCGGAAAAACCGTTTTTGCAGCCGGTCTGGTGCAGGCTCTCAATGCGACCTACTGGAAGCCGGTACAGGCCGGGTTGGATGATGGAACGGACACCCTTACCGTTCAGGATCTCGCCCGGCAAGGAAACGACAGGATCATTCCCGAGGTCTATCGGCTCGGCAGCCCCTTGTCCCCGCACCGCGCCGCCGAGATAGACAATGTCCTTATCGACACAGACCGGCTGACGCTGCCTGAGGTTGACGGCCCGCTTGTGATCGAAGGCGCCGGCGGGCTTCTTGTGCCCCTCACCCGTGAGGTGCTTTATGCCGACCTGATCGCCCGATGGTCGCTGCCGGTCGTGCTGGTGGGGCGCACAGCGCTCGGCGCGATCAATCACGCGCTCCTTTCCATTGAAGCGATGCGTTCGCGAGGCATCCGGATTATCGGCATCGCATTTGTCGGGGACGAGATTACCGATACCCAGAGGACTATTGCCCAAATGGGCAAGATCCGCCAACTGGGGCGGTTGCCGATACTCGACCCGCTCAATGCGGCCAGCCTGCAGGCGGCGTTTGATGAGGCGTTCAACCTCGACGATTTTCAACTGTGA
- a CDS encoding ABC transporter ATP-binding protein has product MADAAPFLEITNLTAGYKRGLPIVQDLSLQVAGGEVVTVIGPNGAGKSTVLKAIAGLIVIEGGTIRLSGSDIVCTAPDRLGQFDLSYVPQTANIFTTLTVAQNLALAARRCRTAPQERIAAMQELFPDLSDHRNIRGGGLSGGQRQMLAIAMAMIAEPRIILMDEPTAGLSPKASQDVLKVVRSIAEDGVSVLLVEQNARLALGISDRAYILADGRNQLDGSARDILNDPAVAEIYLGGRRKGAA; this is encoded by the coding sequence ATGGCTGACGCAGCGCCCTTTCTTGAGATTACGAACCTGACCGCCGGATATAAACGCGGCCTGCCCATCGTTCAGGATCTCAGCCTTCAGGTCGCGGGCGGCGAGGTCGTTACGGTGATCGGTCCGAACGGCGCAGGCAAATCGACCGTGCTGAAGGCCATCGCCGGCCTTATTGTCATCGAAGGCGGGACAATCCGGCTTTCGGGGTCCGATATTGTCTGCACCGCGCCCGACAGGCTCGGACAGTTCGATCTTTCCTATGTGCCGCAAACGGCCAATATCTTTACAACGCTGACGGTTGCGCAGAACCTCGCGCTTGCGGCGCGGCGCTGCCGAACCGCGCCACAGGAGCGGATCGCGGCGATGCAAGAGCTCTTTCCCGACCTTTCAGACCATCGCAACATACGCGGCGGTGGCCTTTCGGGCGGCCAGCGGCAGATGCTGGCCATCGCCATGGCCATGATCGCCGAACCGCGCATTATCCTGATGGATGAACCGACGGCGGGGCTGTCGCCCAAGGCGAGCCAGGATGTTCTGAAGGTGGTCAGGTCCATTGCCGAAGACGGCGTGTCGGTTCTTCTTGTCGAGCAGAATGCCCGCCTGGCGCTCGGCATATCCGACAGAGCCTATATACTCGCCGACGGACGAAACCAGCTCGACGGGTCTGCCCGCGACATTCTCAACGATCCGGCCGTTGCCGAGATTTATCTCGGCGGACGCAGAAAGGGGGCGGCATGA
- a CDS encoding aldo/keto reductase, protein MGGTPHRIELAPGLGVSRIITGLWQVADLERDGKLLEPEPAARVLVDYADDGFDTFDMADHYGSAELISGEARRMLMATNGTTNARFFTKWCPEPHQTSPAAVRAGINERRERLGVDTIDLLQLHWWSFDYPGYLDVMDELMRLKQDGVIGHIGLTNFDTDHLHVLLEQGYEIASNQVSCSLLDHRALGPLSALCLERNVKLLAYGTLAGGFISERWLDKQEPGSVPDWSKMKYKRFIDTVGGWQVFQNLLACLKSIAEKHRVTISNVATRWMLDQPAVAAVIIGARLTESEHRASNAAVFGFSLDDTDHTAIEEVTQTMAAVPGDCGDEYRRPPFLTASGDLSHHLDTLPPAFEVVENNGRIQALSGSEWEPVAGYCRAVRHGDRILVSGTTATHGENRVVCPGDVRGQTIYILDKIVGAVRALGGTPEDIIRTRIYLRNADDWEAASRVHGRYFGAIRPANTLIEISRLVGDYDVEIEAEAMVAQSH, encoded by the coding sequence ATGGGCGGAACGCCGCATCGCATTGAACTGGCGCCCGGGCTGGGCGTGAGCCGCATCATCACGGGGCTCTGGCAGGTCGCCGATCTCGAGCGCGACGGCAAACTGCTCGAGCCGGAACCGGCGGCCCGTGTCCTGGTCGACTATGCCGACGACGGGTTTGACACATTCGACATGGCCGACCACTACGGCTCGGCCGAACTCATCAGCGGCGAAGCACGGCGCATGCTGATGGCGACAAACGGCACAACCAATGCCCGCTTCTTTACAAAATGGTGCCCCGAACCGCACCAGACCTCGCCCGCAGCGGTGCGTGCCGGCATCAATGAGCGCCGGGAGCGGTTGGGCGTTGACACGATCGACCTCCTGCAACTGCATTGGTGGTCCTTCGATTATCCGGGCTATCTGGACGTGATGGACGAATTGATGCGGCTGAAGCAGGACGGTGTGATCGGCCATATCGGCTTGACCAATTTCGACACCGATCACCTGCATGTGTTGCTTGAGCAAGGCTACGAGATCGCAAGCAACCAGGTCTCCTGCTCCCTGCTTGACCACCGGGCGCTCGGGCCGCTCAGCGCTTTGTGCCTCGAACGGAACGTCAAGCTGCTGGCTTATGGAACGCTGGCAGGCGGCTTCATATCCGAACGCTGGCTGGACAAGCAAGAGCCGGGTTCCGTACCCGACTGGAGCAAGATGAAATATAAGCGTTTCATCGATACAGTTGGCGGCTGGCAGGTTTTCCAGAACCTGCTCGCCTGCCTCAAAAGCATTGCCGAAAAACACCGGGTTACGATCTCCAATGTCGCGACACGCTGGATGCTGGATCAGCCAGCGGTGGCCGCCGTCATCATCGGTGCGCGGTTGACTGAATCCGAGCATCGGGCCTCGAACGCCGCCGTCTTCGGCTTCTCGCTGGATGACACGGACCACACGGCAATCGAAGAGGTCACACAGACCATGGCCGCCGTTCCGGGCGATTGCGGCGATGAATACCGGCGCCCGCCTTTTCTGACCGCTTCGGGCGATCTCAGTCATCACCTCGACACATTGCCGCCCGCCTTTGAGGTCGTTGAGAACAATGGCCGCATTCAGGCGCTTTCCGGCAGCGAATGGGAACCGGTAGCCGGCTATTGCCGGGCCGTACGGCATGGAGACCGGATCCTTGTCAGCGGAACGACGGCGACCCACGGAGAAAACCGGGTTGTCTGCCCGGGCGATGTGCGTGGCCAGACGATCTATATCCTGGACAAGATCGTTGGTGCGGTGCGTGCGCTTGGAGGCACTCCCGAAGACATTATCCGCACACGCATTTATCTGCGCAATGCGGATGACTGGGAAGCGGCGTCGCGTGTCCACGGACGATATTTCGGCGCAATCAGACCTGCCAACACGCTGATCGAAATCAGCCGGCTGGTCGGTGACTACGATGTCGAGATCGAAGCCGAGGCGATGGTCGCCCAGAGCCATTGA